GCATGCCGAGATCGACGTCGTCGACCGGCCCGGCGAGCGCCCCCGGGATCAGCTGGAAGCGGAAATCGACCGACGGAAACGCTTCCTGCAGCGTGTTGATCCGCGGCATCAGCCAGTGGGTGGTGAAGGCCGAGGACAGGGAGAGCGTCACCGTGTCGATGCCGGTGCGGCGGATGTCGATCTCGCGGAGCGCCGCCTCGATGCCCCGGAAGCCCTTCGCCACCCGGCGATGCAGGATCGCACCGTCCTCGGTGAGCGCGATGCCTTCGCCCGAGCGGTCGATCAGGCGCACGCCGAGATGGCGTTCGAGCTGCGCCATCGCCTTGCTGACCGCCGGCTGCGTCACGTTCAGCTCGGCCGCCGCCCGTGTGAAGCTCAGGTTGCGCGCCACGGCCTCGAACACGAACAGGGCGTGGTTGGAGGGCAGCATGCGGCGGAGCGGGTTCATAGTCGCACCTCAGGCCTCGCTGTCACGCGCCGGGGCCGGCCCGGCCGCGGCATCCCCCGGCTCGGGGTCGAGGCCGACCGGCGGCCCCGGCCGCGTCGCGCTCTCGATGATGGCCTCCCACGACTTGCCCCGCACCCTCAGGAAGTCGATCGAGGGGCCGAGTGCGTTGCCGTAGACCCGGACCGTCCGCTCGACGATGCGGGTGCGGTAGGGCTCCGGCGTCAGGGCCTTGAAGTGGGCCGCCAGGCGCAGGCGCTCGGCATGCACCGCGCGCGCGATGGCTTCGGCCGGCAGGCCGTCGCGGCGCAAGGCGGCCACGCGCTCGCGCAAGTCGGCCACGGCCGCCTCGTAGCGGGCGCGAAGAGGCATCGGCCCGGCGCCGCCCCCGGTCAAGCCGGGTCGTTCTCCTTCGGGTCGAAGGGCTTGGCGCGCTCGTCGTCGGGCGATTGCGCGTCCGGATCGAGGCGGCCGTCGACGAGGCGATCGTCGCTCCGCGGCTGCGTTTGTCCAGCGTCGCGCTTGGTCTCCCGGTCGTCCTCGGCCCCGGGCTTCTCGTCAGGCATGGGCGTCTCCTTCCGAGAGCGGCAGATAGGGCGGACTCGGGCCAGGGGCGATGCGCCCGGCGCTCCGCCGCAGGACAGGACCACCCGCCGCAGGTGTTCGGGCGACGGCGGATGGCCGGGCCGAGGCGGATCAGATGGTGATGCGGCCGGTGAGCAGGAGCACGACCAGGATGATCAGCAGGATGCCGCCGATGCCGAGACCGCCGGTGCGGTACCGACCACCGCCGTAGAAGCTGCCGCCGCCACCGAAGAGCAGGATGAGCAGGATGAGGATGATCAGAAGAGTCATAGGTGGCAGTCCTTACGGCCAAGCTGGCTGACCGGAGAAATGCCGTCGGGGTGCTTTTCGTTCCATGGGGCCGGCGGTCTTTATCGGTCGATGACGCTGCCCGGGCACGCCGTCGTTCGGATTGAGAGGGGGGAATCGGCGGCCCGACGGGGCGCTACGCCGATCGCTGGCCGGCTCGCCCGGCGGATCACGAGACACGGCAGGGCGGTTCATCGGCGGCGCCGGTCCCACTCGTGACCTCATCCTGAGGTGTGAGCGAAGCGAGCCTCGTAGGAGGGCTCCAGGAGCTTCAGGTCTATCTGGATCCCTCCTTCGAGGTCAGTCGATCTTCGATCGACCAACACCTCAGGATGAGGTCGCGAGTGGGAAATCTTGAGCCAAGACTTGGCTTCTGCGTGCCTCGATCCGTGTCTTGTATCGTGCTGCAATGTGATCGGGCCGTGCTCTAGATCGCCCCGACCTTCGCCCGCAGGCCGAGCATCTGGTGCAGGATGCGGCCGAGCTGCTCGGCCGAATAGGGCTTGTGCAAGAGCTCGAAGCCGTGGGCATCCGATCGGGCGAGGACGTGGCTGTAGCCCGAGGTCAGCACCACGGGCAGGTGCGGCGAGCGGTTCCGCAACTCCTGCGCCAGGGCGACGCCGCCCATGCCCGGCATCACGACGTCGGAGAACACCAGATCGAACCGGCTCACCCCGCGGCCGATTTCCTCCAGCGCCTCCTCGGCATTGGCGGCCCAGACCGGCCGGTAGCCGAGATCCTCCAGGATCTGGGTCGCGAACTGGCCGACGCCGACATTGTCCTCGACCACGAGGATCCGCTGGCCGGTGCCGAGGGGGGCTAGGCCGTCCTCCTGCGCAGGACGGTCGCCGGTCGCCCGGTCCTCGGAGACCACTTCCGGCAGGTAGAGCGTGAAGGTGGTCCCCCGCCCGGGGGTGCTGCGCACGTCGACGTCGCCGCCCGATTGCTTGGCGAAGCCGAAGACCTGGGACAGACCCAGCCCCGTGCCCTTGCCGATCTCCTTCGTGGTGAAGAACGGCTCGAAGATCCGGCCGATCTCATCGGGCGGGATGCCCGTGCCGGTATCGGTCAGCGCCACGGCGGCGAACGGCTTGTGCGATCCGGCATGGCCGCGGATCGGGGGCAGAGCCGAACCGCAGGACACCCGCAGGGTCAGCGTGCCCTCGCCGTCCATCGCGTCGCGGGCATTGATCGCCATGTTGACGAGCGCGGTCTCGAACTGGCTCAGATCCGCCCGGATCAGGCAGGGCGCGCCCGGCACCTCGGTGACGACGCGCACCCGCGCGCCGGTGAGCGTATCGAGCATGTCGGCGATGCCCCGCACCTTCTGGCCGACATCGAAGACCTCCGGCTTGAGGGCCTGGCGCCGGGCGAAGGCCAGCAGCTGGCCGGTGAGCTTGGCGGCCCGCTCGACGGTGTCGGAGACCGCTTCGAGGTAGCGGCGCTTGCGTGCCTCCGGCAGGTCGGGCCGGCGCAGGAAGTCGACCGAGGAACGGATGATGGTGAGCAGGTTGTTGAAGTCGTGCGCCACCCCGCCGGTGAGCTGCCCCACAGCTTCGAGCTTCTGCGACTGGCGCAGGGCCTCCTGGGCCTGGGCGAGCTCGGCCTGGCCGCGCAGCCGGTCGGTCACGTCCATGACGAACTGGTAGCAGCCGGTGCGCGCGCCGGTCGCGTCGCGTAAGGTGCGGAAGCTGATCTGGTAGGCGGCGCGGGCGCGGCGGGGATCGCCGTATTCCTCGACCACGGTGATCTCCTCGCCGGCCAAGCCCCGGCCCCAGCCGGCCCGTACCTGGGCCTGATGCTCGGGCTGGTCGGCCAGCAGGGCGAGCATGTTGTCGCCGACTCTCGGTCTCACGCCGTAGATGCGCTCGAACTCGTCGGCATTGGCCTTGTTGATGGCGAGGATGGTGTAGTCGAGGTCGGCCGCCATCACCATGATGTCGGTGCGCTCGACGATGGTGGCCAGCAGGTTGCGTTCCGCCGTCCGCTCGGAGACCTGCTGTTCCAGGGTCTCGTTGAGTTCCTGTAGGCGGCGCTCGCTCTCGGCCAGGCGGTGCTCGGTCTCCTTGCGCCGGCTCAGATCGACCGTCACGACCAGGAAGTTCTTGAAGCGGCCCTCCGCGTCGTCGAGGCGCCGGATGCTGGTATTGGCCCAGATCGCGGTGCCGTCCGGGCGCCGGTAGCGCTTGTCGAGGGAGGTGCTGCGTCCCGTCCCGATCGTCTCCGCGACCGCCGCCAGGCTCGGCGACAGGTCGTCCGGGTCGGTGACGGCGGTGAAGTCGAGCCCCAGCAGGTCGTCGGCGGATCGTCCGAGGATGCGGCAGAGTTCGGTGTTCACCCGCAGGAAGCGGCCCTCGGCGCTGACCTCGGACAGGCCGACGGAGGCACCGTTGAAGATCGCCGCCAGGCGCTCCTCGCTCTCGCTCAGGGCCGTCTCGGCCCGGCCGCGCTCGATCGCCGCCTTGACCCGCTCTCCGACCTCCCGGATCAGGTTTTCCTCGGCCTGGGTCCAGGCGCGCGGGGTCGCGCTCTGCACGGCCCAGAGCCCCACCCACCGCTCTTCCCGGAACAGGATGACGTCGACATAGGCGGCGACCTGGCGCGACGTTAGGCCGGCTCTCGCCTCCTCGCCGAACCGCGGGTCCGCGGCGATGTCGCCGACCGCGACGACCGCGTTGTGGCGGTAGGCCGCCAGCAGGTCCGGGCCGAAATCCGCCAGCGAGTGCGTCCCGACGAGCGATACGACGCCCTTCGTATAGTCCCGCTCGACCGTCATCAGGCTGCCGGCGATCTCGGCGTAGAAGACCCGGGTGGCCCCGACCCGCTCGCCGAGACGGCGGGCCGCGACCTCGGCGATGTCCGTCGGCGCGGTCAGCGGCCGCAGCGCGTCGCTGAGGTCGAGCAGGAAGGATTGCCGCTCCTCGTTGTCGTGGACCTCCCTCCGCGTCCCGCCCGTGACCGCGGGGGAATGGCCCGGGATCGCCGGGCAGGCGCCGGAGAGACCCTCGACCCGCCCGGCCGCATCGCGGACCGGCGCGAAGAAGAGGGAGAACCGCGCCGCCTCGTGCTCGTCGTCCCGCTCCAGGGTGTGCATGGCGGCGTCCGTATGGACCGGGCGGCCGGACGCGGCCTCGTTCACCAGGGGTTCGAGACCGGCCCTGATGTCGGACCAGACCTCGAGATAGTCGCGCCCGAGGGCCGCCGGATGCCTGTCCCCGAGGATGCCGGCGTAGAGGAGCGTCCGCCCGCTCCCCCAGACGAGGAACATCGGCTGGTGCGAGGCGAGCATCGTGCCGACGAGCGTCGCCAGGGAGCACGGCCAGGTCGCGGGCTCGCCGAGCGGCGAGGCGCTCCAATCGTGCCCGCGGATGAGCGCGCTCATCCTGCTGCCGTCGGCGAGGAAGGCCGGGACGTAGAGAATGGCATCGGATCTGCCGTGCATGACGTTCCGTCTCCGCCTCGCGCGCCCGCGGCGCGACCGGCCGACCTTGTGGCTGTCCGCCCGTCCGACCCATCGCCGAACGGCCACGGCACCATGAGCGCCACCTCTTTGACATTTCGGTGGTGACGCGAGGGTGCCGCGGGCGGGTTCGGTCGCGGTCTCGGCCGGCGGGAGAGCCGGCACGCGCGTGCCGGCGATCCGCAGCTTGAGCGGTCTCACAAGGAGAGGCGGCTGTCAAAGCGGACGTCGCGGAAAGGAGGTTGTCGCGGTGGCGGTTCCTCAGGGCTCGGCGGACGGCCGCAAGATGCGGCAAAGGCATCATGCCCGCGATGGATCGAGAGCTCGTTCGAGCCATCGCCGTTGTTCCGTCTCACCCACGACCCCAAGGTAAGGTCGCGGATGAGACCAGCGGTCTTTGGAAACAGCCGTTGGCTCCGTCCTCGAATCGTCGCCAAGCTTTTGGTGCGATGTCGACAATCCGAGATGGGCCACGGCACCGTCGATCTCGGGCTTGACCGAGATCGAATCGATGCGTCGGCACCTCGGGCCGGTGGCATGAAACGGACGATGTCCCGGCGGTTTCATCGCGCAAGGCAAACAAACCCTCACCGCACGATCGGATCGCAGGACCTCCAGGCCGCCGCCATCCGCCGCCTCGCGTCCGCCGGCCGTCTTCAGCGTTCCGCGACCTGGTCGAGATAGGCGCCGTAGCCCTCGTCCTCCATCCGCTCGCGGGGCACGAAGCGCAACGAGGCCGAGTTGATGCAGTAGCGCAGGCCGCCACGGTCCCGGGGACCGTCCGGGAAGACGTGCCCGAGATGGCTGTCGCCGTGCTTGGAGCGGACTTCGGTCCGGATCATGCCGTGGGTGGTGTCGCGCAGCTCCGCGACATGGGCCGGCTCGATCGGCTTGGTGAAGCTCGGCCAGCCGCAGCCGGATTCGTACTTGTCGGAGGAGGCGAAGAGCGGCTCGCCCGACACGATGTCGACGTAGATTCCGGGCTTCTTGTTCTCCAGGTACTCCCCGGTCCCGGGCCGCTCGGTCCCGTTCTGCTGCGTGACGCGGTATTGCTCGGGGGTGAGCCGGGCGATGGCGGCGTCGGTCTTCTCGTAGGTCGGCATTCGGCTGTCTCCGCGGCGTCTTCGTTCGACCGCAATATGGCGCTTGCGCACCGCGACGACGACCGTCCCGTCATGCGCGGCGTGACGGGCGGGATGCACGGATGCGGCAGGTCGAGCCCCCGTTCAGGACGCGGCCGAGACGATCGCGGTGAGCGTCGCGACGGAGACGATCGTCGCGACCACCACCGTGGCGGCCGAGACCTCCATCATCGCGCCCGACCGGTGCGCGAGGAGGAACGCGTTCGCGCCCGTCGGCAGCGCGGCCGTCACCACCATGACGATCGCGGCCGGCTGCGGGATCCCCGCGACGGTCACCGCCAGGGCCATGCAGAGCGGCATGACCGCGAGCTTGATCACGACGGCGAGCAGGACGGGCGGGCCGACATGGCCCCGATGCAGGACCGG
This region of Methylobacterium sp. SyP6R genomic DNA includes:
- a CDS encoding cell wall-binding protein produces the protein MTGGGAGPMPLRARYEAAVADLRERVAALRRDGLPAEAIARAVHAERLRLAAHFKALTPEPYRTRIVERTVRVYGNALGPSIDFLRVRGKSWEAIIESATRPGPPVGLDPEPGDAAAGPAPARDSEA
- a CDS encoding DUF3309 family protein, producing the protein MTLLIILILLILLFGGGGSFYGGGRYRTGGLGIGGILLIILVVLLLTGRITI
- a CDS encoding PAS domain S-box protein, with translation MHGRSDAILYVPAFLADGSRMSALIRGHDWSASPLGEPATWPCSLATLVGTMLASHQPMFLVWGSGRTLLYAGILGDRHPAALGRDYLEVWSDIRAGLEPLVNEAASGRPVHTDAAMHTLERDDEHEAARFSLFFAPVRDAAGRVEGLSGACPAIPGHSPAVTGGTRREVHDNEERQSFLLDLSDALRPLTAPTDIAEVAARRLGERVGATRVFYAEIAGSLMTVERDYTKGVVSLVGTHSLADFGPDLLAAYRHNAVVAVGDIAADPRFGEEARAGLTSRQVAAYVDVILFREERWVGLWAVQSATPRAWTQAEENLIREVGERVKAAIERGRAETALSESEERLAAIFNGASVGLSEVSAEGRFLRVNTELCRILGRSADDLLGLDFTAVTDPDDLSPSLAAVAETIGTGRSTSLDKRYRRPDGTAIWANTSIRRLDDAEGRFKNFLVVTVDLSRRKETEHRLAESERRLQELNETLEQQVSERTAERNLLATIVERTDIMVMAADLDYTILAINKANADEFERIYGVRPRVGDNMLALLADQPEHQAQVRAGWGRGLAGEEITVVEEYGDPRRARAAYQISFRTLRDATGARTGCYQFVMDVTDRLRGQAELAQAQEALRQSQKLEAVGQLTGGVAHDFNNLLTIIRSSVDFLRRPDLPEARKRRYLEAVSDTVERAAKLTGQLLAFARRQALKPEVFDVGQKVRGIADMLDTLTGARVRVVTEVPGAPCLIRADLSQFETALVNMAINARDAMDGEGTLTLRVSCGSALPPIRGHAGSHKPFAAVALTDTGTGIPPDEIGRIFEPFFTTKEIGKGTGLGLSQVFGFAKQSGGDVDVRSTPGRGTTFTLYLPEVVSEDRATGDRPAQEDGLAPLGTGQRILVVEDNVGVGQFATQILEDLGYRPVWAANAEEALEEIGRGVSRFDLVFSDVVMPGMGGVALAQELRNRSPHLPVVLTSGYSHVLARSDAHGFELLHKPYSAEQLGRILHQMLGLRAKVGAI
- the msrB gene encoding peptide-methionine (R)-S-oxide reductase MsrB, producing MPTYEKTDAAIARLTPEQYRVTQQNGTERPGTGEYLENKKPGIYVDIVSGEPLFASSDKYESGCGWPSFTKPIEPAHVAELRDTTHGMIRTEVRSKHGDSHLGHVFPDGPRDRGGLRYCINSASLRFVPRERMEDEGYGAYLDQVAER